The genomic region GGCCACCAGATAGCCGAGCGTCGCCCCCAGCCCGAGCCGCCGGAACAGGAGCACGAACAACAGGCCGAAGCCCAGCAGTGGGACGCCATCGCGAAGCAACGACAGGCCGCCGCCGTGTTCGTCCATCAGCGGCGCGCCTGCGCGGCGGCCTCGGCCGCTGCTTCGAACGCCAGCCGGATCGACGGATGGCGGGCACGATGCGGCAGCGCAGGGACGAATATCTCCAGTCCCGGCCAATCGGGCGCGGCACTGGATGCCCCCGCCAGCCAGCCCGTGAGCGCATCGACCGCCGCCGCGAGCTCGTCCTGCGTACGGCCCAGCGCATGCGACGCCATCAGCGCCGACGACGCCTGGCCGAGCGCGCAGGCCCGCACCTCCATTCCCAGCGCCGCCACGCGGCCCTCGGCGTCGAGGTCGACATCGACCGTCACTCGGCTCCCGCACACCGGCGAGCGCTTCTCGCTCGTCCCCATCGGCGCTTCAAGCCGCTGAAGATGCGCGACCGATGCGGCGAGGCGCAGGATCTGGGTATTGTAGAGCGGCGCGTTCACGAAAACGCATGTAGGGCACCGACGCGCCAAGCGCGAGGGCTTCCGACGCGGGATCGTTACGCTGCCGGGCGCGCCCCCCATATCTCGATGTGATCGCGGCGTTCGACCCGGATCGGACGCTCGGCATCGAGCAGCCCGGCAAGCCCGGTTCGCTCCAGAAGCGCCCGGATCCGCGCCTGCGCATCCGAGTCGCACGCCGCGAAGGCGTCGGTCACGCGCTGCCAGAGGAAGAACATGTACGGCTGCACTCCGCTGGAATAGCGGGCGCCGCGGAAGCTGGTCTCCACCATCCCGATCACCCGCTGCTGCGGCTTTGCGGTGACGGGCGCCCCCTCGACCGGATCGGCGGCATCGACATGCTCGGCAAGCGCGGCGCATTTGTCGGTAAGCTCGGGAAACAGCTCTTCGCCGGCATGCGCCAGCAGCGCCTCGACGGTCTCCGGCACCGAGTCGTCGGCGAGCCAGTCGGACGACCGATCGCCATATTCGGGCATGTCCGCATCGGGCGCGTTCATCCGCTCGACCCAGCGAAACACCTTCGGCGCGCGCCGCTTCATGATTCCCGCCGGCACCGGATCGCGCCCGAGATGGGCGAACAGCGGCCCCAGCAGCCCATAGTCGCCGATCGAGGGCCGGCCGCCGAACAGATAAGGATGCTGCGCGAAATGCGCTTCGAGGAGATCGAGCAGCCGCTCGTACGACGCCTCGATCGCCGGGATCGTCTCCGCCGTCACGCCCAGCATCGGCAGATAGCTGTTCATGCGCGCCATCACCTTCGCCGCCGCATCGGGTCCGGAGCCGCCGGCGAAGGCATCGGTCAGGAAGCCGTGCTGATCGTCGAGATAGGACCAGCGATAATGCATTGCGTGGCGCGTGAGCCCGACCACGGCATAGAGTTCGAGCACATGCGCCAGCACGCGCTGCGCCGCGCCCGGCGGGATCGCGCTGAGCGGGACGCCCGCGGCTTCGAACCGATCGAGGATCTCGACCGTATCCTGGATCACCGTGCCGTCGGGCAGCACCACGACCGGAATGATCCCGCGCCCGATCGCGGGCACGACCTGTTCGCGAAACGCCGGATCGCTTGGCGCCCGCTCGACATAAGCGATGCCCTGCTTGCGCAGATAGGCGCGGGTCTTGCCCGTGTAGAGCGAGTGGGGGACGCCGTAGAGGATCACGGACTCCATCGTCACGGTTCCTCCCCGCTGGCGTTCGTTTCATTCTCCTCCGGCCCGAACACCGGCTCGCCGCGCCGCCTCCGGTCGACGAAATCGGCGATGCTCGCGCTGGTGTTGTTGAGCAGGGGATAGGTGGTCGACGTGGTGATCCAGTCGGGACGCTGAGCGGGCCCGCCGCGCACCGTATCGATCAGCAGCGCGAGCAGCAGGAACGCCAGGCTGACGAGGACCAGCCCCTTCAGCGCACCGAAGCCCAGCCCCAGCGCGCGATCGATCGGGCCGAGGAAGCTCTGCCGCGTGCGCGATCCGATCGCGTTCGCCACCATCCGCCCGCCGAAATAGGTGACCCCCGCGATGATCGCGAAGGCGAGCACCGCGGCGCCCTGCACCGTGCCCACCGGCTCTGCCAGTGCCTGCGCCAGCGGCGTGTGGAAGAAGCGGATCGCGACGACGATGAACAGCCAGGCGAGCAACGCCAGCACTTCGGTGACGAAGCCGCGCCAGAGCCCGAGCACCGCCGACCCGCCGATCGCCAGCAGCACGATGATGTCGAGAGCGGTGAGTGTCATGCGCGGCCCCGGCGAGTGATGTGGCGGCCTACATACCCGGGAGCGGCGCGGGCGACTAGGTGGCGCGCGGCGACGGCTGGCCGCGAGTCGCATGTCCGGGGCGGCGGTATCAGGATACCCGAACGCAGCGAATGCAGCGCTACACCCCCCCCTCCGCGCGGCCCCTGCGCCCGCCCGATGAAGAGCGGGAAGCGCCGATCGAGTGCGGGTTGGCATGGGACGGAGTGTACGGGATCGGAGCGGGTGTAGGACAGCGGAATTTTGGGGAGCAAGCACGCGGCTGGAATTGGGCCGTTAGCTGACGGGCAGCTCCAGGCCGGTGAAACATGGGAAGCGGACTTCGTTCAGCTATCCTGACGACTTACTCGCTCGCAAAGGCCTACATCGCTCCCGAAGCGAAGGCTCATTAGAGTCGCTCACCGTGGAGTTTCTAGTGGCGCTAACACTGACGGCGAGCCCGCGTCATTGGGTATTAGGGCGACGAGCTGTCTTGTCTTCGGTCTCGCGGGACGGGATCGGGGCACCATAAGGAAGGTCTACGCGGAGTTCCACGCGACGGTCACCATCCGTGATCTGATGCACTGAGGCGGTGTCCTGCTTGTCGGGCAATATGCTCTTCGACTTATAGGCATGCACGACGAGCACGATCTGCTTGTCGAGCGCGATTGCATACCGGCGCCCCTGCATGCCGGCGCTGCCCTTGGCATGAACGGGCTCTGCCGCAGCTCCGCTATGCTTGTTCTCGAGCACGATGGTATCATTGAGGATCAGGTCAGTGATCCCGCCGCCGGCTTTGGGCGCCTCAGTGACACGAATGCCGGCAGCGGAGAAGAAGGCGCCGACCCAGCGCTGAAGCTCGGCCTCATCCGCGATGGTCTCAGATACCTTCCCACTGCGGTACCATTCATCGATCATCCGCCACAACGCAGTAAGTGCGTTAGTCAGCTCGGCAAGCTGCTCGGCGGCAATGCCGCCCCTGAGCGCCGCATTTAGTTTTTGAGCAAGGACGATGCCGAAATCCTCATTTACGTCCAGCCATGGTTGCGGGACTGCTAGGTCCTTCTCTTGGACCGAGATGAGTGAGATGCGCTTAGTAGTTAGATGCTCAAAGGCGCGTGTGTCGACCACCCCTGCTTGCCGCAGGGCGTCGATCCACGCGTCATTTACCACGCGATCCGCCTTGATGAAGCCGTCCGCCTCCTGCGCCAGGACGATTCCATAGCGTGCGAAGAATTCGAGCTTGGCGGCGAGTGCTATAAGCGGAACTACGTCACGGGGGCAGAAGACGTAGCTGGTCCGCTTCTGCAGCTCGTAGGCGTTCGACCATTTGACTGGATTAAAGGAAAATTCCGGCACACGAAGCGAGCCATTGGGGTACCGCGCCAAGATCTTGATCGCGTCGGCCTTTAGTGAGGAGAGATCGACGATGATCTGTTCGGGTCCGCATGCGACGAGCTTGGCGCGCATTGCTTGCATGTCCACAACCTCAATTCCGTGCGCGATCAACGCCTCGGCGCAGGTGATAGCGAGGGCATGGATACGCTCGCCAATCTCATAGCGCGCGCGCAGCGTCTTTAAGTCGGCCACAACCTTGAGCCAGAGGGTGCGGCGTCGGTTCTCCTGGCGCTCTTGGTCAAGATCGGGAGCCACGCCGATGAAGCGTCCTCGTAGCGCAAACGCGCGATGGAGAAGCTCTCGCGATAGGATGCCGTTGGCGAGGGCGGCAGCCGATGGGCTCGGCGGGGGAAAGCGATCGTGGCGAATATGTCCAGCGA from Sphingosinithalassobacter sp. CS137 harbors:
- a CDS encoding iron-sulfur cluster assembly scaffold protein: MNAPLYNTQILRLAASVAHLQRLEAPMGTSEKRSPVCGSRVTVDVDLDAEGRVAALGMEVRACALGQASSALMASHALGRTQDELAAAVDALTGWLAGASSAAPDWPGLEIFVPALPHRARHPSIRLAFEAAAEAAAQARR
- a CDS encoding glutathione S-transferase family protein, yielding MESVILYGVPHSLYTGKTRAYLRKQGIAYVERAPSDPAFREQVVPAIGRGIIPVVVLPDGTVIQDTVEILDRFEAAGVPLSAIPPGAAQRVLAHVLELYAVVGLTRHAMHYRWSYLDDQHGFLTDAFAGGSGPDAAAKVMARMNSYLPMLGVTAETIPAIEASYERLLDLLEAHFAQHPYLFGGRPSIGDYGLLGPLFAHLGRDPVPAGIMKRRAPKVFRWVERMNAPDADMPEYGDRSSDWLADDSVPETVEALLAHAGEELFPELTDKCAALAEHVDAADPVEGAPVTAKPQQRVIGMVETSFRGARYSSGVQPYMFFLWQRVTDAFAACDSDAQARIRALLERTGLAGLLDAERPIRVERRDHIEIWGARPAA
- a CDS encoding CvpA family protein, which gives rise to MTLTALDIIVLLAIGGSAVLGLWRGFVTEVLALLAWLFIVVAIRFFHTPLAQALAEPVGTVQGAAVLAFAIIAGVTYFGGRMVANAIGSRTRQSFLGPIDRALGLGFGALKGLVLVSLAFLLLALLIDTVRGGPAQRPDWITTSTTYPLLNNTSASIADFVDRRRRGEPVFGPEENETNASGEEP
- a CDS encoding HD domain-containing protein, with translation MTGFVRARLRGVAPDLSNRLDALVGGWTEPLARRLDQGTRSQSRPKQVNDPIWGTIELLPWEVALLDTDLLQRMRGVRQLGLAQLVFPSACHDRLEHILGVIGAVEVTLATLSRQIERRNRDQPDNPLPVIRDEDRYCLRLAALFHDLGHGPFSHATEPVMELDAVLRPIDPQDEAPDWRQDLSALAAELLAIYQYNSEPAISEIIAVMILLSEPITAILNRREFGLPATLPIGALQDRLTAAITGAVEGPGADHLTAVVSGQLDADKLDYLQRDAHHAGLEIGFDTDRLLSRLEILQVREENIDGSLKELRARVKLAPHETLLQLGIAASGFGSFEQMLIGRTFLYDRLYHHHKVRAAEAMAQRLILIAERDRTERFSLEDLFVNLGDDTVLRLFAGHIRHDRFPPPSPSAAALANGILSRELLHRAFALRGRFIGVAPDLDQERQENRRRTLWLKVVADLKTLRARYEIGERIHALAITCAEALIAHGIEVVDMQAMRAKLVACGPEQIIVDLSSLKADAIKILARYPNGSLRVPEFSFNPVKWSNAYELQKRTSYVFCPRDVVPLIALAAKLEFFARYGIVLAQEADGFIKADRVVNDAWIDALRQAGVVDTRAFEHLTTKRISLISVQEKDLAVPQPWLDVNEDFGIVLAQKLNAALRGGIAAEQLAELTNALTALWRMIDEWYRSGKVSETIADEAELQRWVGAFFSAAGIRVTEAPKAGGGITDLILNDTIVLENKHSGAAAEPVHAKGSAGMQGRRYAIALDKQIVLVVHAYKSKSILPDKQDTASVHQITDGDRRVELRVDLPYGAPIPSRETEDKTARRPNTQ